Proteins from a genomic interval of Papaver somniferum cultivar HN1 chromosome 4, ASM357369v1, whole genome shotgun sequence:
- the LOC113275964 gene encoding uncharacterized protein LOC113275964, which yields MAVDGVKDLFDRIMDEHNKLVKDNGSSQVLNCEPHEDNNRIQQLHQPFVENPNISQTKGRPPKADKGKGKVSSTGRLLAGIESSTANKKRKCSVFQDSTHDKRNCPKKADTEQLKISDPSTNSSNEDAI from the exons ATGGCAGTTGATGGTGTGAAAGACCTTTTTGATAGAATCATGGATGAACATAATAAGTTGGTCAAAGATAACGGATCTTCACAAGTTCTGAATTGTGAACCCCATGAAGATAATAATAGAATTCAGCAATTGCATCAACCATTTGTGGAAAATCCAAACATATCACAAACTAAAGGAAGACCTCCCAAAGCCgataaaggaaaaggaaaagttaGTAGTACGGGTAGGCTACTGGCGGGGATTGAATCGTCTACtgctaacaaaaaaagaaagtgttcagtTTTCCAAGACTCAACGCATGACAAAAGAAATTGCCCCAAAAAGGCAGATACGGAGCAATTAAAAATCAGTGATCCAA GTACAAACTCCAGCAATGAGGATGCCATTTAA
- the LOC113272726 gene encoding protein FAR1-RELATED SEQUENCE 5-like: MDEPPNTFTCGDDQVQSDETEAMNHSSNGKNDVSNLESPYEGMHFNTREEAQEYYTEYGRRNGFSVRVRSTNKTRVGVDEVTSVYMVCAREGKKKKEENIEGIDKKGRSCSTIKFFYAVQVDEEGRAVNFFWVDARSRMSYEQFGEVVFCDTTYRANKYEMPFAPFTGVNHHYQTIQFGCALLQDETKVTFSWLFSIWLEAMGGKHPSAIITDQDDAMAFAVKKSKFKKDVKKCLHHTYKIKDFEEKWNIMIEVFGLSNNDWLKTLYEIRESWVPVYHRGTFYAGMNTTGRNEGVNAFFNEFVSSKTNLKEFVIRYDQALKKIVDREIEEDYVSEHTKRIIDERNLILKHATEIYTRNMFGKFREQLLESIRFKSEEIDRGDEFNTYLVKYKVGGFQEFIVKVKPDTYEGYCECQYFEFKGLPCKNVLKVLGKLEVDEIPPHFILKRWLKGANSFRGVDETDKSDGYDCSVAYRLSYLC, encoded by the exons ATGGACGAGCCGCCAAATACTTTCACTTGTGGTGATGATCAAGTTCAGAGTGATGAGACTGAGGCCATGAATCATTCTTCAAATGGAAAAAATGATGTGAGCAATCTGGAGAGTCCATATGAAGGAATGCATTTCAATACACGTGAAGAAGCGCAAGAGTACTATACCGAATATGGACGGCGAAATGGATTTTCAGTTAGGGTTCGATCAACAAACAAAACACGCGTTGGTGTAGACGAAGTGACATCAGTTTATATGGTCTGTGCTCGCgaagggaaaaaaaagaaagaagagaacaTCGAAGGAATAGATAAAAAAGGGAGAAGTTGCAGTACGATCAAAT TTTTTTATGCGGTTCAAGTTGACGAAGAAGGTAGAGCCGTAAATTTTTTCTGGGTTGATGCTCGATCACGAATGTCATATGAGCAGTTCGGAGAAGTGGTTTTCTGTGATACTACATACAGGGCAAACAAATATGAGATGCCATTTGCTCCATTTACAGGGGTGAATCACCACTATCAAACCATACAGTTTGGATGTGCACTTTTACAGGACGAGACCAAAGTCACATTTTCGTGGTTGTTTAGTATTTGGCTTGAAGCTATGGGAGGAAAACATCCATCTGCTATTATAACCGACCAAGACGATGCCATGGCTTTTGCTGTAAAGAAG TCAAAATTTAAAAAAGATGTGAAAAAATGTCTCCATCATACCTACAAAATCAAAGATTTTGAAGAGAAGTGGAACATCATGATAGAAGTGTTTGGCTTAAGTAACAATGATTGGCTAAAAACTTTATATGAGATTCGTGAGTCATGGGTTCCTGTATACCATCGTGGAACTTTTTATGCTGGGATGAATACTACCGGTCGTAATGAAGGGGTGAATGCATTTTTTAACGAATTTGTCTCGTCAAAGACAAATCTTAAAGAATTTGTGATTAGGTACGATCAAGcactaaaaaaaattgttgacaGAGAAATTGAAGAAGATTACGTGTCGGAGCATACAAAGCGAATTATTGACGAAAGGAACTTAATATTAAAGCATGCTACTGAAATATACACTCGGAATATGTTTGGGAAGTTTCGTGAACAATTGCTTGAGTCAATACGTTTTAAGTCAGAAGAAATAGATAGAGGTGATGAGTTCAACACTTATTTAGTAAAATATAAAGTTGGTGGATTCCAAGAGTTCATTGTAAAGGTGAAACCCGATACATATGAAGGCTACTGTGAGTGTCAATACTTTGAATTTAAAGGCTTACCTTGCAAAAACGTACTTAAAGTTCTCGGAAAGCTCGAGGTTGATGAAATTCCGCCACACTTTATCTTAAAAAGATGGTTGAAAGGCGCAAACTCATTCAGAGGAGTTGATGAAACAGATAAGTCTGACGGTTACGACTGTTCAGTTGCATATAGACTAAGTTATCTATGTTGA
- the LOC113275965 gene encoding putative kinase-like protein TMKL1, translating to MASLKLYSLWVLLFFFCFFFIFTTTTFSLTKTSSDVELLLSKIKPSLQGNPENLVLSSWNFSVPLCLWKGLTWVISNGVPLQCDGLTLPQRNNLTLFKDPSLQLLSVQLPGAGLFGEIPREVGELSSLKSLYLGANSLTGNIPLELGYSVSLANLDVGGNLLKGSLPTSIWNLCDRLVSLRLRDNNLTGTLPEPALQNSTCKSLEVLDLSNNKFSGEFPEFVTRFSGLKELSLGNNDFYGQIPVTLSGLSLDKLNLSYNNFTGVLPVFDGSKYDTKAFQGNDPGLCGPPLGKCGGKRSGLSSGGIAVLVIGLMTGLVVSASVLIGYVQGRKKKNNGVNEDGYEEGEEDENGGGEGKLVLFQGAEHLTLEDVLNATGQVMEKTNYGTVYKAKLADGGTIALRLLREGTCKDGSSCLPVVRQLGRVRHENLVPLRAFYQGQRGEKLLIYDYLPNKTLHDLLHDSRTGKPMLNWARRHKIALDIARGLAFLHTGLEAPITHGNVRSKNVLVDEFFVARVTEFGLDKLMVPAVTDEMVTIAKTDGYKAPELQKMKKCNSRTDVYAFGILLLEILLGKKPGRDGRSGEFVDLPALVKVAVLEETTMEVFDVALLKGIRSPMEDGLVQALKLAMGCCAPVASVRPNMDEVVKQLEENRPRNRSALYSPTETRSEVGTPF from the exons ATGGCTTCTCTGAAACTTTACTCTCTTTgggttctcctcttcttcttctgcttcttcttcatctttactACTACTACTTTTTCACTCACTAAAACATCTTCAGATGTTGAACTTCTCTTGTCAAAGATTAAACCTTCATTACAAGGAAACCCAGAAAATCTTGTATTATCTTCTTGGAACTTTTCTGTTCCTTTATGTCTATGGAAAGGACTGACATGGGTTATCTCTAATGGTGTACCACTTCAATGTGATGGTTTAACATTACCTCAAAGAAACAATCTAACACTCTTTAAGGACCCATCTTTACAGCTTCTATCTGTTCAGCTACCTGGTGCAGGGTTATTTGGTGAAATCCCAAGAGAAGTTGGTGAGCTTTCTTCGTTGAAAAGTTTGTATCTTGGTGCTAACTCACTTACAGGTAACATACCACTAGAGCTTGGTTATAGTGTTTCTCTTGCTAATCTTGATGTGGGTGGTAATTTGTTAAAAGGGTCTCTTCCTACTTCGATCTGGAACCTTTGTGATAGACTTGTTTCATTGAGGTTAAGAGACAATAATCTTACCGGTACTCTACCTGAACCAGCATTGCAGAACTCTACCTGTAAGAGTTTAGAGGTTTTAGATTTGAGTAATAATAAGTTTTCTGGTGAATTTCCTGAATTTGTCACTAGATTCAGTGGTTTGAAAGAGCTTAGTTTGGGTAATAATGACTTCTATGGACAGATTCCTGTGACTTTAAGTGGGTTAAGCCTTGATAAACTGAATCTTTCTTACAACAATTTTACTGGGGTTTTACCAGTTTTTGATGGATCAAAGTATGATACTAAGGCTTTTCAAGGAAATGATCCTGGTCTTTGTGGGCCACCTTTAGGAAAATGTGGTGGGAAAAGGTCTGGTTTGAGTTCAGGAGGTATTGCAGTCCTTGTGATTGGACTAATGACTGGGTTAGTAGTATCAGCTTCGGTGTTAATTGGGTATGTTCaagggagaaagaagaaaaataatggcGTAAATgaagatggatatgaagaaggagaagaagatgaaaatggtggtggtgaaggtaaACTTGTTTTGTTTCAAGGTGCTGAACATTTGACCTTAGAGGATGTATTGAATGCTACTGGGCAAGTTATGGAGAAGACAAATTACGGAACAGTTTATAAGGCGAAGCTTGCAGATGGAGGAACTATTGCTCTTAGGTTGTTGAGAGAAGGTACTTGTAAAGATGGTAGTTCATGTTTACCCGTTGTAAGGCAACTTGGTCGAGTTCGGCATGAAAATTTGGTTCCACTTAGAGCATTTTATCAGGGTCAGAGAGGGGAGAAGCTTCTCATTTATGATTATCTTCCCAATAAAACCTTACATGATCTTCTTCATG ATAGCAGAACTGGGAAGCCAATGCTAAACTGGGCTAGGAGACACAAGATCGCCCTGGATATAGCTAGAGGACTAGCATTCCTACATACAGGACTTGAAGCACCCATAACCCATGGAAACGTGAGATCGAAAAATGTGTTAGTGGACGAATTTTTCGTTGCCAGAGTTACTGAGTTTGGGCTCGACAAATTAATGGTTCCTGCAGTCACAGATGAAATGGTAACCATTGCAAAAACTGATGGGTACAAAGCACCAGAACTTCAAAAGATGAAGAAGTGCAATTCAAGAACTGATGTTTACGCGTTTGGGATACTGTTACTCGAGATACTGCTAGGAAAGAAGCCGGGTAGAGATGGGAGAAGTGGGGAGTTTGTGGATTTACCTGCATTGGTTAAGGTTGCAGTCTTGGAGGAAACAACAATGGAGGTTTTTGATGTGGCTCTTTTGAAAGGAATAAGGAGTCCAATGGAAGATGGTTTAGTTCAGGCTTTGAAGCTTGCAATGGGCTGTTGTGCTCCTGTGGCATCAGTTAGACCTAATATGGATGAAGTTGTCAAACAATTAGAGGAGAATAGACCGAGGAACAGGTCTGCTCTTTATAGTCCAACTGAAACGAGAAGCGAAGTAGGTACACCCTTTTAA
- the LOC113275967 gene encoding haloacid dehalogenase-like hydrolase domain-containing protein 3, whose product MEACLSRCSAGAFFRARGVNTFNPKIQTLTRRSSMAIHTAGCVAGKRAYDALLLDAGGTLLQLARPVEETYADIGRKHGLNVNATEIKYGFRRAFAAPWPKKLRYEGDGRPFWRLVVSEATGSDNNDYFEEVYEYFAKDDAWNLPTGAYETLRLLKDDGVKLAVVSNFDTRLRKLLKDLNVADMFDATIISSEVGYEKPDTEIFKAALERVGVEAAKAVHVGDDHDADKVGANTAGVDCWLWGSDVKTFVDIRDRILKS is encoded by the exons ATGGAAGCTTGCTTGAGTAGATGCTCAGCTGGAGCTTTCTTCAGAGCCAGAGGAGTAAATACATTCAATCCCAAGATTCAAACGCTCACCCGAAGATCATCAATGGCAATTCATACAG CTGGATGCGTGGCAGGGAAGAGAGCTTATGATGCTTTGTTATTGGATGCCGGAGGAACCTTATTGCAGTTGGCAAGGCCTGTCGAAGAAACATATGCTGATATTGGGAGGAAACATG GTTTAAATGTGAATGCTACTGAGATAAAATATGGATTTAGAAGAGCTTTTGCAGCTCCTTGGCCAAAGAAGCTTCGCTATGAG GGTGATGGGAGGCCATTTTGGAGACTTGTTGTTTCTGAAGCAACAGGTTCTGACAATAATGACTACTTTGAAGAAGTATACGAG TATTTTGCGAAGGATGATGCATGGAATCTCCCCACAGGAGCTTATGAAACACTGCGTCTTCTAAAAGATGATGGAG TTAAATTGGCTGTCGTGTCAAATTTCGATACTCGTCTAAGGAAGCTGTTGAAGGACCTAAATGTTGCAGATAT GTTTGATGCCACTATCATATCTTCAGAGGTAGGATATGAAAAGCCAGACACGGAGATCTTCAAAGCTGCTTTAG AGAGAGTTGGTGTTGAGGCTGCCAAAGCAGTGCATGTTGGGGATGATCATGATGCGGATAAAGTAGGCGCGAACACAGCTGGTGTCGACTGTTG GTTGTGGGGATCTGATGTGAAGACCTTTGTTGATATACGGGACCGCATCCTTAAATCATAG